A genome region from Mercenaria mercenaria strain notata chromosome 11, MADL_Memer_1, whole genome shotgun sequence includes the following:
- the LOC123531502 gene encoding uncharacterized protein LOC123531502 isoform X1 — protein sequence MNGNPYLQTNMAEEIKINTEVSKLLSRALAGDGTVRNNLQLMKSYAHITEYLAATLHDNHFIVTGSCMETSKIPGSDVDHMQIFKDTCAADNPNQVMNKKCHFLIRDTDDSRHGFSKLRLNHLLEKKDLTSRQILEECLVCGEDNSGYISSNRFCAFFLKLMSGTNEFSPFAHSTTSIFRHGPCSTIEFDHADQSDIAVGIECANWPREAEEWCTRPRFHEWPSKNTVSALRQLPCYLLPVGDECSSDCALEWRFAFVPTERELIWEFNDTQIQCYVILKLLGKQFLEPIAPDQLSSFFLKTIMFWEIENKGLDIWTTVNLIHCIVSCLQSLRKCVMTRILPHYIFRKRNLLFTKFRDREIQTAVVNKLEDIENTTAPYVLQAATSFDPLDDLGKIWNKCKGSLSHFIYTTKEQIPDVPEVCENMDILSRFLKANEIFMFIVYLPASLEKIIEAGFYIKEHESDFDSLLRKHALSCLKIEFGKRIIPEILKPETLSSKEDLIPTTYSLFSDAKIGSTTGFLHLATLHYLLQEYTKALTIIRSIILKKESLFFIGLSAEKISFKQHPDCIDICLTSESLLAHDICFTSEDVFWAPPGVRMECALLGKRHNWNFCVFHPLVYSYYLLFLTCHKRKHVKECKQCLQEFSDFLRFVGGKIDRHRSLNLLGVCNYKLSYYDKAISCFERSLQIVDPDGNAASYHICFLITELLAEQTCRRAKDKVIYSRTSGPK from the coding sequence GTATCTTCAAACGAACATGGCCGAAGAAATCAAAATTAACACTGAAGTAAGCAAACTTTTGTCTAGAGCGTTGGCCGGGGATGGAACCGTTAGAAATAATCTACAACTGATGAAATCTTATGCACATATAACGGAATACCTGGCGGCAACACTGCATGACAATCATTTCATAGTAACAGGAAGCTGTATGGAAACCTCTAAAATACCCGGAAGTGATGTTGACCATATGCAAATATTTAAAGACACGTGTGCTGCTGATAATCCGAACCAAGTCATGAATAAAAAATGTCACTTTCTGATAAGAGATACAGATGATTCGCGTCATGGTTTCTCAAAACTAAGACTAAACCACTTACTTGAAAAGAAGGACTTGACTAGTAGACAAATTCTAGAAGAATGCCTTGTTTGTGGCGAAGATAATTCGGGATATATTTCAAGCAATAGATTCTGTGCATTTTTCCTGAAGTTGATGTCCGGAACAAATGAGTTCTCACCATTTGCGCATTCGACTACCTCTATCTTTCGACATGGACCATGTTCAACTATTGAATTCGACCACGCTGACCAGTCAGATATTGCAGTTGGGATTGAGTGTGCCAACTGGCCAAGAGAAGCAGAAGAATGGTGTACTCGACCTAGGTTTCACGAATGGCCCTCAAAGAACACAGTGTCAGCTTTACGACAGCTTCCGTGTTACCTTCTGCCGGTAGGCGATGAGTGTTCCTCAGACTGTGCACTTGAATGGAGGTTTGCATTTGTTCCGACAGAAAGAGAATTGATATGGGAATTCAATGATACACAAATCCAGTGCTATGTGATTCTTAAGCTGCTGGGAAAACAATTTCTAGAGCCAATTGCCCCTGATCAGTTGAGTTCTTTCTTTCTGAAAACTATTATGTTCTGGGAGATTGAAAATAAAGGTCTCGACATTTGGACCACAGTAAATCTCATTCATTGCATAGTTTCATGCTTGCAAAGTCTCAGGAAATGTGTGATGACAAGGATATTGCCtcattatattttcagaaaaagaaatttattgttCACTAAATTCAGAGACCGAGAGATACAAACCGCCGTGGTAAATAAGTTAGAAGACATCGAGAACACCACAGCTCCGTATGTACTTCAGGCTGCAACGAGTTTTGACCCGTTGGATGATCTTGGTAAAATCTGGAATAAATGTAAAGGCAGCTTGtcacattttatttatactacaAAGGAACAAATACCAGATGTTCCTGAAGTTTGCGAGAATATGGATATATTATCAAGATTTTTGAAAGCAAATGAGATTTTCATGTTCATTGTCTATCTTCCAGCATCACTTGAAAAAATAATAGAAGCTGGATTCTATATAAAAGAACATGAAAGTGACTTTGACAGCTTGCTACGAAAGCATGCGTTGAGCTGTTTGAAGATAGAGTTCGGGAAGCGTATTATACCAGAAATATTAAAACCGGAGACGCTTTCGTCAAAAGAAGATCTTATACCGACTACTTACAGTTTGTTTTCGGATGCAAAAATAGGTTCAACCACTGGATTTCTCCACCTTGCCACTCTTCATTACCTACTGCAGGAGTACACTAAAGCTTTGACGATAATCCGCTCAATCATATTGAAGAAGGAAAGTTTGTTCTTTATTGGATTGTCGGCTGAAAAAATATCGTTTAAACAACATCCGGACTGCATTGATATATGTCTGACGTCAGAATCTTTGTTAGCCCATGATATTTGCTTTACGTCAGAAGATGTATTCTGGGCACCGCCTGGTGTAAGGATGGAATGTGCTTTACTCGGTAAACGCCATAACTGGAACTTTTGTGTTTTTCACCCACTCGTATATTCGTATTACCTATTATTTCTTACTTGTCATAAAAGAAAGCATGTCAAAGAGTGTAAGCAATGTTTACAGGAATTTTCCGACTTTCTACGTTTTGTCGGCGGTAAAATTGACCGTCATAGGTCGTTGAATTTGTTGGGAGTTTGCAATTATAAACTAAGTTATTATGATAAAGCTATAAGTTGCTTCGAACGATCGCTACAGATAGTAGATCCAGACGGAAATGCGGCGTCTTACCACATATGTTTCTTAAT
- the LOC123531502 gene encoding uncharacterized protein LOC123531502 isoform X2 encodes MAEEIKINTEVSKLLSRALAGDGTVRNNLQLMKSYAHITEYLAATLHDNHFIVTGSCMETSKIPGSDVDHMQIFKDTCAADNPNQVMNKKCHFLIRDTDDSRHGFSKLRLNHLLEKKDLTSRQILEECLVCGEDNSGYISSNRFCAFFLKLMSGTNEFSPFAHSTTSIFRHGPCSTIEFDHADQSDIAVGIECANWPREAEEWCTRPRFHEWPSKNTVSALRQLPCYLLPVGDECSSDCALEWRFAFVPTERELIWEFNDTQIQCYVILKLLGKQFLEPIAPDQLSSFFLKTIMFWEIENKGLDIWTTVNLIHCIVSCLQSLRKCVMTRILPHYIFRKRNLLFTKFRDREIQTAVVNKLEDIENTTAPYVLQAATSFDPLDDLGKIWNKCKGSLSHFIYTTKEQIPDVPEVCENMDILSRFLKANEIFMFIVYLPASLEKIIEAGFYIKEHESDFDSLLRKHALSCLKIEFGKRIIPEILKPETLSSKEDLIPTTYSLFSDAKIGSTTGFLHLATLHYLLQEYTKALTIIRSIILKKESLFFIGLSAEKISFKQHPDCIDICLTSESLLAHDICFTSEDVFWAPPGVRMECALLGKRHNWNFCVFHPLVYSYYLLFLTCHKRKHVKECKQCLQEFSDFLRFVGGKIDRHRSLNLLGVCNYKLSYYDKAISCFERSLQIVDPDGNAASYHICFLITELLAEQTCRRAKDKVIYSRTSGPK; translated from the coding sequence ATGGCCGAAGAAATCAAAATTAACACTGAAGTAAGCAAACTTTTGTCTAGAGCGTTGGCCGGGGATGGAACCGTTAGAAATAATCTACAACTGATGAAATCTTATGCACATATAACGGAATACCTGGCGGCAACACTGCATGACAATCATTTCATAGTAACAGGAAGCTGTATGGAAACCTCTAAAATACCCGGAAGTGATGTTGACCATATGCAAATATTTAAAGACACGTGTGCTGCTGATAATCCGAACCAAGTCATGAATAAAAAATGTCACTTTCTGATAAGAGATACAGATGATTCGCGTCATGGTTTCTCAAAACTAAGACTAAACCACTTACTTGAAAAGAAGGACTTGACTAGTAGACAAATTCTAGAAGAATGCCTTGTTTGTGGCGAAGATAATTCGGGATATATTTCAAGCAATAGATTCTGTGCATTTTTCCTGAAGTTGATGTCCGGAACAAATGAGTTCTCACCATTTGCGCATTCGACTACCTCTATCTTTCGACATGGACCATGTTCAACTATTGAATTCGACCACGCTGACCAGTCAGATATTGCAGTTGGGATTGAGTGTGCCAACTGGCCAAGAGAAGCAGAAGAATGGTGTACTCGACCTAGGTTTCACGAATGGCCCTCAAAGAACACAGTGTCAGCTTTACGACAGCTTCCGTGTTACCTTCTGCCGGTAGGCGATGAGTGTTCCTCAGACTGTGCACTTGAATGGAGGTTTGCATTTGTTCCGACAGAAAGAGAATTGATATGGGAATTCAATGATACACAAATCCAGTGCTATGTGATTCTTAAGCTGCTGGGAAAACAATTTCTAGAGCCAATTGCCCCTGATCAGTTGAGTTCTTTCTTTCTGAAAACTATTATGTTCTGGGAGATTGAAAATAAAGGTCTCGACATTTGGACCACAGTAAATCTCATTCATTGCATAGTTTCATGCTTGCAAAGTCTCAGGAAATGTGTGATGACAAGGATATTGCCtcattatattttcagaaaaagaaatttattgttCACTAAATTCAGAGACCGAGAGATACAAACCGCCGTGGTAAATAAGTTAGAAGACATCGAGAACACCACAGCTCCGTATGTACTTCAGGCTGCAACGAGTTTTGACCCGTTGGATGATCTTGGTAAAATCTGGAATAAATGTAAAGGCAGCTTGtcacattttatttatactacaAAGGAACAAATACCAGATGTTCCTGAAGTTTGCGAGAATATGGATATATTATCAAGATTTTTGAAAGCAAATGAGATTTTCATGTTCATTGTCTATCTTCCAGCATCACTTGAAAAAATAATAGAAGCTGGATTCTATATAAAAGAACATGAAAGTGACTTTGACAGCTTGCTACGAAAGCATGCGTTGAGCTGTTTGAAGATAGAGTTCGGGAAGCGTATTATACCAGAAATATTAAAACCGGAGACGCTTTCGTCAAAAGAAGATCTTATACCGACTACTTACAGTTTGTTTTCGGATGCAAAAATAGGTTCAACCACTGGATTTCTCCACCTTGCCACTCTTCATTACCTACTGCAGGAGTACACTAAAGCTTTGACGATAATCCGCTCAATCATATTGAAGAAGGAAAGTTTGTTCTTTATTGGATTGTCGGCTGAAAAAATATCGTTTAAACAACATCCGGACTGCATTGATATATGTCTGACGTCAGAATCTTTGTTAGCCCATGATATTTGCTTTACGTCAGAAGATGTATTCTGGGCACCGCCTGGTGTAAGGATGGAATGTGCTTTACTCGGTAAACGCCATAACTGGAACTTTTGTGTTTTTCACCCACTCGTATATTCGTATTACCTATTATTTCTTACTTGTCATAAAAGAAAGCATGTCAAAGAGTGTAAGCAATGTTTACAGGAATTTTCCGACTTTCTACGTTTTGTCGGCGGTAAAATTGACCGTCATAGGTCGTTGAATTTGTTGGGAGTTTGCAATTATAAACTAAGTTATTATGATAAAGCTATAAGTTGCTTCGAACGATCGCTACAGATAGTAGATCCAGACGGAAATGCGGCGTCTTACCACATATGTTTCTTAAT